The following DNA comes from Mesorhizobium sp. B2-1-8.
CCATAGCGCCGCATTGGCGATATCGAGCGGAGTCGACAGCCGCCCGAGCGGGATCGAGGCGCGGAATGTCTCGCGGATCTCGGGCGTATCAGCGCCCATGAATTTCTCCAGCATGCCGGTCTCGCCGGCCACCGGGCAGAGGCAGTTGACGCGGATGTTCTTCGGCGCGAGCTCCACCGCCATCGACTTGGTGGCGGTGATCGCCCAGCCCTTCGAGGCATTGTACCATGTGAGGCCGGGCCGAGGCCGCAGGCCAGCGGTGGACGCCGTGGTCAGGATGACGCCACCACCCTGCCGCTCCATGATAGGCACGACGGCAAGCGCGGCGTGATAGATCGCCTTCATGTTGACTGATGTAATCAGGTCGAAGGTTTCCTCATCGACCTTGAGCATGTCGCCATTACGATGGGTGAACCCGGCATTGTTGACCATGATGTCGATGCGGCCGAAGGCGCTTTTGGCCGCATAGACCATCTCGTCGAACTCGGAGCGCAACGAGAC
Coding sequences within:
- a CDS encoding SDR family oxidoreductase, with the protein product MRLENKVAIITGAASGFGEGMAKRFAQEGARVVVADLNAKGAERVAGEIGAAAIWTQTDVSLRSEFDEMVYAAKSAFGRIDIMVNNAGFTHRNGDMLKVDEETFDLITSVNMKAIYHAALAVVPIMERQGGGVILTTASTAGLRPRPGLTWYNASKGWAITATKSMAVELAPKNIRVNCLCPVAGETGMLEKFMGADTPEIRETFRASIPLGRLSTPLDIANAALWLASDEAAFITGVALEVDGGRCI